A segment of the Bactrocera neohumeralis isolate Rockhampton chromosome 3, APGP_CSIRO_Bneo_wtdbg2-racon-allhic-juicebox.fasta_v2, whole genome shotgun sequence genome:
GGCTGACAAGACGCAAACGGAAAATCTGGAAAAACAGGTGACCAAACTGCAGACGGCGTTGGACGAAGCCTATGACATAATTGATGAACTTGAATTTGAATTGGAAAGTGtatgaatttcatttttatttacactttaGATAACAAAAGTATAATTTAACGCTGGATTTTCTCTGTTTCTCTTTCGCTTTGTATGTAGATCGACTATATGGAGCAGGAAATGCAACATATGCGCAGCGAGTTATCTGCTCTGAAAGCCAAACAAAGACACACTACGAGTGCGACTGCAAGCTCAATACCGCCAACGGATCTTGAGGAACCCTTACCGGCTTATACGGCAGATGTCGCAGACGGTGTAAGTGCTCCAGCAAGGCGAAGGTCTCGCAATGTACGTAGTATGCTACTTCGCCGTACCGCGTCTTCTTCTTCCAACGAGTCTTTACCTAATGATGACGGAGACAGCGAAACACTCGAACGAGCTGCCATGACACATGACGTAagagtaaaaaattattaatttttttcaagaatacTCTCTAAAGAAATGTTCTTTGTTGTAGTTGCTCGAGAATGCGGCGGCCGAAAGTAATCAATTGCGACGAGAGCTCTTAAAATCTCGTCTACACAACAGGTTTCGACCGAACTGAGACACAATGCTTCCGATTTTTCATTATATAGGTATTTGATGCAATACTGGACAATAGTTACTAACTTTTCTTACTAagtattagttttaatttatttacttattattctAACTGTGaagtattaaataataatatctttCGCATTAAGAAATATACACAGTCTTTTGGGACCTGGGTTATATCTATCTTGTAAAATTGTTTGGCGTACCTTTAAACGTTATAAGGTAACGCACGTTGAAATATCTGATTGCTCCGTAATATAAGTAATATCCTAAAAGTGATGTCCTCGTGTCTCTTTGTTCAAATACCGCTTAGGGTTTTTGAGGAGTTGGGGGTGGACGAGCAAATTGCTCTTCTCTATGAGGTAGTTTGGGGGGTTAACTATAGGGTTTTTGGTAGGTATAAGTGTTGTAGGATTAGCAAAATTAAATGGTGGACGCGTGAGTTAACCTTGAAGAGGAGGACTGTTAGGCGATTGAGAcgaaagtttcaacgcgcccgacggtccaattctgataggTTGTCGCAGCTTAAgtatgaatttagttgtgcggataGGGAATATAAAGATATGTTAGTCAAAATTAAGGAGGATGAATAGAGGAGTTTTGTTAGGGGAAATATGAACGACCCCTAgggtcaggtctataggatctgTCGGTGACTCTCTGTTATCGTCGTGTagagagtgtgcgggggttctgttaAGTGCGTTCTTTCCCAGGTCGGAGGTCCAGGTTCTTCAAGCACAGGAGGTACCTctccctccattagatgatggggagttggggtacgcctttgtTTTGGTTAGGTCTAAATGGTCTCctggttttgatggtttgagcGGAAAGATGTGCAAAAGCTTGTGGAAGTTCATTCCTGAATACCTGGAGGCTATTTATGATAAGTGCGACTGGGAGGGATATTTTCCATGTGAGTGGAAAAAAGCTAGGGTTGTTCCATtcctgaagtcccctgataagaCCAGGAGCGATCCTCGttcttatcggggcatcagtctccttccagtacttggaaaagtgctggaaagagtaatggtggaacggcttcaaGAGCTAACGaggggtatgtggtcggataggtATTTTGGGTTGAGGGAAGGACGCAGTGTAGAGGATGCTTGGATGTATGTTTAGAATGCTGTTAGGGataatgtcaacaaatatgtccttCTGGTTGAAGGTCGTTCGCGGTGTGATTTAGAACGGGCGGGAggacaatttttagaaattgtaaattcttggggtttaggtgtggCGGTTGACATACCGATGGATaaaacggtggcaatgctgctgaaaggtacacccgcggccaagcgtagcttaccattaagaaatttctagGGAACACGTGTTCTATCACTCATTGTAACGGTACTTGTTgcggtaatggaatttttccgtTAAGTTTTAACGAAGTGATCTTtgacttacacaaatataaaatattaaaaaaaaataagttgtgtcaaaaaagtaaaagtaaaccagaactaaaaaaatcttagaaagtgtttgggaggaggaaatttcaagcagtgttttggagaaacttgttgggtcaatgcctgctcgtatcgaagctgtaatatccgctagaggtggaccgacgccatattagatttcccgttattctttttgaatatgttgtaattccattttcaattgaaacaaaaaattttgttaagttattacaagaattagtaataatgaaatcaaagacttgtgtgcaaataaaaaaagttgtctcaatttaattttacaaatgggccagattaaagtcaacagttaaccaaatatattcgagccatcgatatattccccgtattctattaaatccataaaaaagttaccaaaagaacgaaaaaattaaaaatagtgaaaaaaatcaagtggtaagttacgcttggccgcgggtgtagATTGTCGCcggttcgtccaccgattgttCGTGTGAATGGGATCAGTGtcagatatgtgacgcaagtcaaatatctggggcTGACTATGTGTGAAAgaatgtgttttactccacacttggtTAGGATTAAGGGGCGTATACTGGCGGTCATAGGCAGAGTACGACGCAACTTGAGGAGAGAGTTGAGTGGGGTCTTGGGCGTAGTGCTGTTCccaccatatatcgtggcttgtttgtggcttGTGCCGCTTATGGAGCTGCTGTATGCTGGGAGACAGCAGTGGCGGTTTCGGGTCGCCGAAGACTCCTCTCGGTGCAACGTTAATGATGCTTGCATGTCTGCCTATATGTCGTACTGTTTCGACGGGGGCTTTACAAGTTTTGTTAAGAGCACCCCCTCTTGActtgattgtcatacagcgtgctgttgcattcaggttaagaaggggttTGAGTGTTTCCTTGCTGCTGTGTGATTGGATCTCTgatgatgatgtggagagggagtaATATCTAGGGATCAAGAGGCTTatagatgatagggttaggtgtaggtggcaagaacgaTGGGACAATTGTCCCAATGGCCGAGTGACATATCTATGAGTACATTTGGGATGTTGGGTTTGTTgcggataacccagacttcggattttgtctgagtctgggttttttGCTTACGGAGCTATCTGATCGGTCCGGTTGTTTTATGGGGCCCGGGGAGAATATTGGGTGCATGTAATTGATTTGGagggtatggggattagctggacgaATGGGCATAGAGGTTAGttgtgtgatctccactagtcggaataccgaattGTTAGGGTTGTATGCGCGTGAGTTGTTTAAGTGGCGAAGGCCACATTTTGTGTGTCAGTGGGGTCCAACTCCACCTTCTATACTGGCCACCAGTCTAGAGCAGTATGGAAggtcaactggtagtagtttcggctacaaggtctgaccggagacttagtTCTGGtaccttggaggtaactccaacttgctcatgcggactggcccctcggggagtatcgtggtggttgtggtttatACTCAAATGCGGGTAGAATTGACTTTTTGTCAGTTCGATGTGaaattgcattgcaaccgggtgccggactcATAGTatggcagaggttttagatgagCCTCGAACCCTATGGTTAGTGTATCCATTCCACaatgccaattggtactgaaaatgcctggCATTTCCAGGGCgttgatcaacgcattgatttgatccgttgtacttttgagtaccgtggggtaaggctgtcgtcagcatgTACCTACGTTAAACATTCCGGTTGCTGTCTCTTTGTTCAAATAATTTCCTCTAAGTACTTCTGAAGTACACTCACCTGGTAGGGCCTCGAATGTTTTCAACTTCTTGagtttattgctgttgttgtagcggtagtAACCCTGCCCCAAGTGGAATATTGAACAGTTAAAAACCTTTGGCCAGATCTAATCTGTTCCGAGTACGTTAAACCTACAAGTAAGCAACGGAACTTCTAGAGTTCTTTCATTTATGCATATTGAGCATAATTTAAAGGTGAGTAATTAGGGAAATGTCTATAGAACTTAAAACTTAGCAATGATTACACATCTCTAAAATCTAAGAGTTCAGGGCTTCTAGAAATGTTTTCTATGCAGAGAGCATTCTTACGGTTAGAGTCCATACCGCCTTATGGAAAAGTAGACTTAGATACATGgtattacatgtatgtataggtgATGTCGCGTTCATAGTTACGGACCGACTTCTTAAACGGAGATATCTAAGATCTTGCTTCTCATAGTTACAGATATGATCGGTACacccaaaatatttataaaaaaagaatctgatcaaatttgtcTCGGACTGGGGCtctaaaaatttgtcaaaaattagCCGAATCACGTCAAAgtcggtcaaaaatcaaggtggtactcataattttctttgattaccGTGATATGGTTCATCATGAGATCATTCCACAGAGTCTACTTGACCATTTTGGGGCATCTATGTAAGCAATTCATCCCCGACAACCGAATTTGTGGACTGAATTCATGGATCTTTCATCACGATTATGCGATACATTACGTTTTTGACTTTTTAGCCAAACACGAATCCAGAGTCGTCGCTCAGCCACCGTATTTGCCAGATTAAGCTCCCTgcgatttttttctgttttcgaagTCATTAAAAGTCATTCGCTAACGGCGCTTGAAGGCCGTCACAGCCGAGGCTTCTAACAAATGCATCAAAAATTGTATACTAGTATTATGAGGGTTCCCTTGAAgatgataataaaaatgtatattaaaatacgtgaaaatattGTGTATTTTTCAATTCGGGTCAAATGGGGTTGAATGGTAAATTGGAAGAAATGTATTGAGCAAACtctctgaaaaaattatgtaagtcCAATCCAAGACTTTTGTAAGACACTTAACACACAACTATCACTTTACATGAGAAAGGAGAGAAAGAGAAAAGGGTCAGTAGAAAGCACTCCTGACAACAAATGCATGGGCTTCGAACAGGCGAGACTTCTGCAGGATTCAAGAAACTAATCGCCCTTGaccgaaaaaaataaaggaaGCTTATGGGATTTTACACAGGTCACTGCAGTCTGCGGTTACATCTGCACTGAGTTTGCTCCGAAATCGCGAGAAGCACTAAAGCTATTAGGCAAATAAATCCGGTTAGTGAACACATTGCAACCATTAACCCCGGAACCTTATCAAGACTCTTTGGTTTGACTAGGTTAAACGAAGTTGGAAAAACAAGAGAGGGTATAATACATAGATCACAGGTTGCTG
Coding sequences within it:
- the LOC126752660 gene encoding uncharacterized protein LOC126752660, giving the protein MAEPQRRNASDQFLRAQLEVVTAQNVRLQEENNLLRQKLSRLNGDSRSAAAINVEAKIEALRLEDERDQMYDNLERLKRKYNKLHTAYLEKVQRCKALEETFKRQKTLSGLVMKSALSQRAQVLADKTQTENLEKQVTKLQTALDEAYDIIDELEFELESIDYMEQEMQHMRSELSALKAKQRHTTSATASSIPPTDLEEPLPAYTADVADGVSAPARRRSRNVRSMLLRRTASSSSNESLPNDDGDSETLERAAMTHDLLENAAAESNQLRRELLKSRLHNRFRPN